A genome region from Denticeps clupeoides unplaced genomic scaffold, fDenClu1.1, whole genome shotgun sequence includes the following:
- the aspdh gene encoding aspartate dehydrogenase domain-containing protein, protein MTVGPSLPRCTASRQSDTEVHERLKYRMAHKCPVLTVGIVGYGHLGQFLVEKIQKEESEVRLHLAFVWNRNPEKMKGSVPEKLILKNLSDFPQRPADIIVEVCHPQIVKEFGIQFLSCSHFLVGSPSALADPEIQQQLREAAKHYGKTLYIPSGALWGAQDIQRLNDSESLKALTIRMSKHPSCFRLTKNLLPDWTEGEGRRLLFSGSVAELCPLAPNNVNSMAAAAIAGAMLGFNGVRGEIVSDTALKDYHVVEVEVTGTDGFCVKTTRRNPSQLGAVTGSATYTSFWSSLLVCRGHGGRVYLC, encoded by the exons ATGACCGTTGGACCCTCGCTGCCGCGGTGCACTGCAAGCAGACAAAGCGACACCGAGGTGCATGAAAGACTGAAATACAG GATGGCTCATAAATGCCCTGTTCTGACAGTTGGTATTGTAGGATATGGCCATTTAG GACAGTTTTTAGTGGAGAAAATCCAAAAAGAGGAATCTGAGGTGCGACTTCATTTGGCATTTGTGTGGAACAGAAATCCAGAGAAGATGAAGGGTTCAGTCCCAGAGAAACTTATCCTCAAAAATCTCAGCGACTTTCCACAGAG GCCAGCTGACATCATTGTTGAAGTGTGTCACCCTCAGATTGTTAAAGAATTTGGGATTCAGTTCCTATCTTGTTCTCATTTCCTA GTTGGCAGTCCTTCTGCTCTTGCAGACCCTGaaattcagcagcagctgcgAGAGGCAGCAAAGCATTATGGGAAAACCCTCTATATACCTAGTGGAGCATTGTGGGGAGCTCAAGACATCCAGAGGTTAAATGACAGTGAAAGTCTTAAG GCGTTGACCATCCGCATGTCCAAACACCCGTCCTGTTTTCGCCTGACTAAAAATCTGCTTCCTGACTGGACTGAAGGGGAGGGCCGGCGCCTCCTTTTCAGTGGTTCTGTGGCTGAACTTTGTCCACTGGCCCCCAACAACGTGAACAGTATGGCAGCAGCCGCCATTGCTGGGGCAATGCTGGGGTTCAATGGGGTCCGAGGAGAAATTGTGTCAGACACAGC ACTGAAGGATTATCATGtggtggaagtggaagtgaCCGGCACTGACGGATTCTGTGTGAAGACCACCCGGAGGAATCCATCCCAGCTTGGAGCTGTGACAGGCAGCGCAACCTACACCTCCTTCTGGAGCAGCTTACTGG TTTGCAGGGGTCATGGAGGCCGAGTTTACTTGTGCTGA
- the tmem86b gene encoding lysoplasmalogenase: MDILETHAYDRRQRRNMSCVLFLSLLPFFLLAAVYFYFWVPVQSPSVLAAASKCAPVLSLALLVLSYNGGPSLLGVAGGLLFSAGGDICLIWPELFLHGMASFSIAHLLYSASFLSEKYHSHSSSSIAFILYFILWTVGIGAYVYLLPFLQRQPDSAIVTPAAGVYGVLLTIMGTLAVRSHRPLTMLGGLAFQASDLILSLQHFGVTGHVEYGEEAVMAMYYLAQLLIAVGDVIVRTDQLDEFKKSKRS, from the exons ATGGACATCCTGGAGACTCACGCCTATGACCGCAGACAGCGCAGGAACATG TCCTGCGTCTTGTTCCTTTCCCTCCTCCCATTCTTCCTCCTCGCAGCGGTCTACTTTTATTTTTGGGTACCCGTCCAGTCTCCTTCTGTCCTAGCTGCTGCCTCCAAGTGTGCTCCAGTGCTCTCATTGGCTCTCCTGGTGCTGAGTTACAATGGTGGTCCTAGCCTGCTGGGTGTGGCTGGAGGTTTGCTGTTCTCAGCAGGGGGAGACATTTGCCTGATCTGGCCGGAGCTCTTTCTCCATG gTATGGCGTCCTTCTCAATCGCACACCTTTTGTACTCTGCATCTTTCCTCTCGGAAAAATACCACTCccactcctcttcctccatcGCATTCATCCTTTACTTCATCCTGTGGACAGTCGGCATCGGAGCGTACGTGTACCTGCTGCCTTTCCTGCAACGCCAGCCCGACTCGGCCATCGTAACTCCAGCGGCTGGGGTGTATGGGGTTCTTCTCACAATCATGGGAACTCTGGCCGTACGATCCCACCGGCCTCTGACCATGTTAGGTGGTCTGGCCTTCCAGGCATCAGACCTCATTCTGTCCCTGCAGCACTTTGGGGTCACAGGTCACGTAGAGTATGGCGAGGAAGCGGTCATGGCGATGTATTACCTGGCCCAGCTGCTGATCGCAGTGGGGGATGTAATTGTAAGGACAGACCAACTGGATGAATTTAAGAAGTCAAAGAGGTCATAA
- the hspbp1 gene encoding hsp70-binding protein 1 — translation MAEGEDRRRHPQNLQGVLRLAVEAGSASDGQPAPEPMSQERSKWLREALSEACKGQMDEVEQMKQCLAILCGEASPEQEQGRDGEDADEEEDEEKHSALELLSDLCENLDNARDLMKLGGLDVCMSSCLCHFQSGVRWRTAQLIASCAQNMPEVQCYLLNMGALKTLLQLTDSDSNPTVRVKALYAVSCLVREQEVALQDFLSLDGFSVLMRAMQSECEKLRMKSAFLLLNLLTAHPEHRESVISMGMVQQLVAVLRTPHSSVHEHVLGALCCLAQERSGVQDCRSSSLCLEELLTQRVQELHNREECQEEVEFCEQLRSICFEGQPVDDCVMDR, via the exons ATGGCAGAAGGAGAGGACAGACGACGGCACCCCCAGAACCTGCAGGGTGTCCTGCGATTGGCTGTTGAAGCAGGTAGCGCTTCAGATGGTCAGCCAGCCCCGGAACCCATGTCACAAGAG AGAAGCAAATGGTTGAGGGAAGCCCTTTCAGAGGCATGCAAAGGACAGATGGATGAGGTGGAGCAGATGAAACAATGTCTGGCCATCCTGTGTGGGGAGGCAAGCCCAGAGCAGGAACAAGGTAGAGATGGAGAGGAtgcagatgaagaggaggatgaggagaaaCATTCAGCACTCGAGCTGCTGTCGGACCTGTGCGAAAACCTGGACAATGCGCGAg ATTTAATGAAACTAGGTGGGTTAGATGTTTGCATGTCCAGCTGTCTCTGCCATTTCCAGAGTGGGGTACGTTGGCGAACTGCGCAGCTAATTGCCTCCTGTGCCCAAAATATGCCTGAGGTTCAGTGCTACCTACTAAACATGGGTGCACTTAAGACACTGCTCCAGCTGACAGACAGCGATTCCAACCCAACCGTGCGGGTCAAGGCCTTGTATGCTGTCTCCT GTCTGGTACGTGAACAAGAAGTGGCTTTGCAGGACTTCTTGTCTCTGGATGGCTTTTCGGTGCTGATGAGGGCGATGCAGTCAGAATGTGAAAAGCTCAGGATGAAGTCTGCATTTCTGCTGTTGAACTTACTCACGGCTCATCCCGAacacagag AAAGTGTGATCTCTATGGGCATGGTCCAGCAGCTGGTTGCAGTCCTGCGTACTCCTCACTCTTCTGTTCATGAGCATGTGCTCGGAGCGCTCTGTTG TTTGGCTCAGGAGAGAAGTGGGGTGCAAGACTGCAGGTCTTCCTCTCTATGTCTGGAAGAGCTGCTGACCCAGAGAGTGCAGGAGCTGCACAACCGGGAGGAGTGTCAG GAGGAGGTGGAGTTTTGTGAGCAGTTACGTTCCATCTGTTTCGAAGGCCAACCTGTCGATGACTGTGTAATGGATCGATGA